A stretch of Novipirellula artificiosorum DNA encodes these proteins:
- a CDS encoding efflux RND transporter periplasmic adaptor subunit has product MIFSTPRRDAIYGFLFLALMAYSPTLAQPGTAAEKSSQIEIADAQVSYIQNAFIASPIAAVVRSIDVAEGDQIEQGRLLVQLDDSMARTECEAAVAAMEAAKIRSDDDVDARYARRALDFHIRELQQSEQANVRFAGAVSDSEVEKLRLVVDQAKLAIEQAEHEQQIAKAQSREKEATVQIAEQRVAEHAIRSSVAGVVVEITPKPGEWVDAGKPVVRVISLDPIRIDCFIDGRKYGPDLVNREVQFFCSEIPHANRSKGKAETFLGKVVFVSPELHPVTGQVRLWATVANPNHRLQSGMRGKVVIGGL; this is encoded by the coding sequence ATGATTTTTTCTACGCCTCGTCGCGACGCGATATACGGTTTCTTGTTCCTGGCGCTGATGGCCTATTCCCCGACGTTGGCTCAACCGGGAACCGCGGCGGAGAAATCGAGCCAGATCGAGATTGCCGACGCTCAAGTCTCCTACATTCAGAACGCATTCATTGCGTCTCCGATCGCCGCTGTCGTTCGTTCCATTGATGTAGCCGAAGGGGATCAAATCGAGCAGGGCCGATTATTGGTCCAATTGGATGATTCGATGGCACGGACCGAGTGCGAGGCAGCGGTCGCAGCAATGGAAGCGGCAAAGATCCGAAGCGATGATGATGTGGACGCTCGTTATGCACGTCGCGCACTCGATTTCCACATCCGAGAGCTGCAACAAAGTGAACAAGCAAACGTCCGATTCGCGGGTGCTGTCAGTGATTCGGAGGTCGAGAAGTTACGCCTGGTGGTCGATCAAGCAAAGTTGGCAATCGAACAAGCCGAACATGAGCAGCAGATTGCGAAGGCTCAGTCACGAGAAAAGGAAGCCACCGTCCAGATTGCGGAACAACGAGTCGCCGAGCATGCGATTCGATCGAGCGTCGCTGGCGTCGTTGTGGAAATCACCCCGAAGCCAGGGGAATGGGTTGACGCAGGAAAACCGGTTGTACGAGTGATCTCGCTGGACCCGATTCGCATCGATTGCTTCATTGACGGTCGAAAGTATGGCCCTGACTTGGTCAATCGTGAAGTCCAATTCTTTTGCTCGGAGATCCCCCATGCCAATCGATCCAAAGGGAAGGCGGAAACGTTCCTTGGCAAGGTCGTCTTCGTCTCGCCTGAACTTCATCCCGTAACGGGGCAAGTTCGTTTGTGGGCAACCGTTGCAAATCCCAATCACCGTCTACAAAGCGGGATGCGTGGGAAGGTGGTGATTGGCGGGTTGTAA
- the cutA gene encoding divalent-cation tolerance protein CutA — protein sequence MPDSASCVLVISTVASTQDAERIADDLISQSLAACVQMDGPIQSFYRWAGKVERATEYRLLIKTTSAAWPKLRERLAKQHPYDEPEIVMIPIRDGSDGYLNWVIEQTS from the coding sequence ATGCCTGATTCTGCTTCTTGTGTTCTCGTCATTTCTACCGTTGCATCGACTCAAGACGCCGAACGAATTGCTGATGATTTGATCAGCCAATCGTTGGCGGCATGTGTTCAAATGGATGGCCCGATTCAAAGTTTCTATCGGTGGGCCGGAAAGGTCGAGCGTGCGACCGAGTATCGGTTGCTGATCAAGACGACGTCTGCGGCTTGGCCCAAGCTACGAGAACGACTCGCGAAGCAACATCCTTACGATGAACCTGAAATCGTCATGATCCCAATCCGCGATGGCAGCGACGGCTATTTGAACTGGGTGATCGAACAGACCAGTTAG
- a CDS encoding diacylglycerol kinase: MIAAGKTWRRKFAVAIRGLGISIREQPSFWVHLPVALCIIALAAWLHLEPWRWVAILISITVVLSAELMNTAIERLVSVLHPQRDPRIGDVLDTAAASVFIAAIGAVAVGCVVLIGPLIRMLSER, translated from the coding sequence ATGATCGCTGCAGGAAAAACTTGGCGGCGCAAGTTCGCGGTCGCAATTCGTGGGCTCGGCATCTCGATTCGCGAACAACCAAGTTTCTGGGTCCATTTGCCGGTCGCTCTTTGCATCATCGCCCTGGCAGCTTGGCTGCACCTTGAACCGTGGCGATGGGTCGCCATATTGATTTCGATCACGGTGGTTTTATCCGCGGAATTGATGAATACCGCAATCGAGCGATTGGTAAGCGTGCTTCATCCCCAGCGAGACCCCCGCATCGGCGATGTACTTGATACGGCCGCTGCGTCCGTTTTCATCGCCGCAATCGGAGCCGTTGCGGTCGGATGCGTCGTGCTGATCGGCCCGCTGATCAGGATGCTGAGTGAACGCTAG
- a CDS encoding LPS-assembly protein LptD encodes MLSPCWVVGFGGPLTAEEFQPRVSPAPLRLSGNVIYRWDMGDAQASLLEGDCVLQHAGRQIIASSILVRVRGEIGNVHSEVVVEGIREDRSNGGKAPQTGPQRFTFVTMDDPEIQAPLYRGAPDRTPRLVQYLRAAVAKPTRLGSTGGSQLVTQAQYQAPQGPQVQPIEDPLQSWPAPTLDGMQAPPQTTNAPTALDDGMLSRSMPLPIVSSASPPITLSEEPRPAQPATPGKWQFYVNGGSRSIEILPRDPSSLPVFETDNRPERNETVVLARGGATVLVRDVSLQMPSGTGMDLGTISLSADRIVAWTPLATNWFNGGLGEVEGELYLEGDIVFRQGERIVYADSMYFNVSREIGIVLDAEAITTIPNYQGIVRLKADVLQQVSRGNFYAFDAAITSSRMGVPRYWLQSERLQLTDRNTVVRDPVSGTGTIQSDPFVSSTDNFVYFGGVPILYWPRFSTPLREPTFYISDIDIRNDSIFGNQILLDFNLLQVFGVENPPDGLKWELSTDYLSDRGPAIGTFLDYNFPGLFGIPGATNGFLDAWVIKDKGTDTLGGDRKDLPPEVTTRGRVLFEHRQQMPNDYEFIAEFGWISDRNFEEQFFEKEWDTEKNRDTALRLRKNYHSNLFELSGKFQVNDFFEETERLPALDHYLIGGSLLADWFTWSAHNHISYTRLNAADTATNPAEAATMTTLPGEMDTEGMIARTRQELAMPIQAGPVKVVPYVSGEAARYGQAADGNPLTRILGQGGIRATLPMVRVDPSIQSSLLNIRGLAHKMEWTADYFYADSNTDLDELPLYDPLNDHSQQQFMRRFTVSDYAGILPATLDPRIFALRQGIQKSIANGSDTVADDLQQVRLSLNQRWQTKRGLPGRERIVDLFSLDTDVLVFPDADRDNFGETVGPATYDMAYHIGDRVSLLSDGYFDFFDSGLRSYSAGIRTSRPGVGDIYFGLLSLEGPISSTVLRSVIDMRLNEKWIWSSGTTYDFGEAGNVGQSFALTRIGESLLVRLGFNVDSGRDNVGFGFTIEPRFWPSPRLGRIGGQLIPPPGVEGLE; translated from the coding sequence ATGCTTTCGCCATGCTGGGTTGTTGGATTTGGCGGCCCCTTGACCGCCGAGGAATTCCAACCACGTGTCAGCCCCGCCCCCCTGCGACTCAGTGGCAACGTGATCTACCGTTGGGACATGGGCGACGCGCAAGCGTCGCTATTGGAAGGCGATTGTGTCTTGCAGCATGCAGGACGCCAGATCATCGCCAGCTCCATCTTGGTGAGGGTTCGCGGCGAGATTGGAAACGTGCATAGCGAAGTGGTGGTGGAGGGGATCCGCGAAGATCGGTCGAACGGCGGCAAGGCACCGCAAACCGGCCCACAGCGGTTCACGTTTGTGACCATGGACGATCCCGAGATTCAAGCGCCGCTCTATCGAGGTGCACCGGACCGAACACCGCGACTGGTACAGTACTTACGAGCCGCCGTAGCGAAGCCAACTCGGTTGGGTAGCACGGGCGGCAGCCAGCTCGTGACGCAGGCTCAGTATCAAGCGCCGCAAGGTCCCCAGGTGCAGCCGATTGAGGATCCCCTGCAATCATGGCCTGCGCCGACCCTCGATGGCATGCAAGCACCGCCCCAAACAACCAACGCCCCAACGGCTCTTGACGACGGGATGCTTTCCCGATCGATGCCGCTACCGATCGTATCGTCCGCTAGCCCGCCCATCACGCTGTCAGAAGAGCCAAGGCCAGCTCAACCTGCAACGCCCGGAAAATGGCAATTCTACGTTAACGGCGGCTCTCGAAGCATCGAGATTTTGCCACGAGATCCATCCAGTCTTCCGGTTTTTGAAACCGACAATCGACCCGAGCGAAACGAAACTGTCGTCTTGGCCCGAGGAGGGGCGACCGTGCTGGTGCGCGATGTCAGCCTGCAGATGCCCAGCGGGACGGGCATGGACCTCGGTACAATCTCTCTGTCAGCAGACCGGATTGTTGCCTGGACCCCCTTGGCGACCAATTGGTTCAACGGCGGACTTGGCGAAGTCGAGGGCGAACTGTACTTGGAGGGCGACATCGTCTTTCGACAAGGCGAACGGATCGTTTATGCCGATTCGATGTACTTCAACGTGAGCCGAGAAATTGGCATCGTGCTGGACGCCGAAGCGATCACGACCATTCCCAACTATCAAGGCATCGTTCGATTGAAAGCCGACGTGCTGCAACAAGTCAGTCGCGGCAACTTCTATGCCTTTGATGCGGCCATCACGAGCAGCCGAATGGGAGTACCGCGGTATTGGCTGCAAAGCGAGCGACTGCAACTGACGGATCGAAATACGGTCGTCCGCGATCCGGTTAGCGGTACGGGTACGATTCAATCAGACCCCTTTGTCAGCAGCACCGATAACTTCGTTTACTTTGGTGGCGTACCGATCCTCTATTGGCCACGCTTTTCGACGCCACTACGAGAACCGACGTTCTACATTAGCGACATTGACATTCGAAACGACAGCATCTTCGGAAACCAGATCCTTCTCGACTTCAATCTGTTGCAAGTGTTTGGGGTGGAAAACCCGCCTGACGGCTTGAAGTGGGAATTGTCAACGGACTACCTCAGCGATCGTGGTCCAGCGATTGGTACGTTCCTCGACTACAACTTCCCAGGGCTGTTTGGCATCCCCGGTGCAACCAACGGATTCCTCGACGCTTGGGTGATCAAGGACAAAGGGACCGACACGCTTGGCGGCGACCGCAAAGACCTGCCGCCCGAAGTGACGACGCGAGGTCGAGTCCTTTTTGAGCATCGTCAGCAAATGCCCAACGACTACGAGTTCATCGCGGAATTTGGTTGGATTAGCGATCGAAACTTTGAAGAACAGTTCTTTGAAAAAGAGTGGGATACGGAAAAGAACCGAGATACCGCACTGCGGCTTAGAAAAAACTACCACAGCAATCTGTTTGAGCTGTCCGGGAAATTCCAAGTCAACGACTTCTTCGAAGAAACCGAACGCTTGCCGGCGCTGGATCACTATTTGATTGGCGGTTCCCTGTTGGCCGACTGGTTCACTTGGTCCGCACACAATCACATCAGCTACACTCGACTCAATGCAGCCGATACAGCAACCAATCCGGCCGAAGCCGCTACGATGACGACGTTGCCGGGCGAAATGGACACGGAAGGCATGATCGCACGGACTCGCCAAGAACTGGCGATGCCCATCCAGGCCGGACCGGTCAAGGTCGTTCCGTACGTTTCGGGCGAAGCAGCACGTTACGGCCAAGCGGCCGATGGCAATCCGCTAACGCGAATCCTTGGACAAGGAGGCATCCGCGCAACACTTCCCATGGTACGCGTCGATCCATCCATTCAAAGCAGCTTGCTCAACATACGTGGGTTGGCTCACAAAATGGAATGGACAGCCGACTATTTCTATGCCGACAGCAATACCGATTTGGATGAATTGCCCCTTTACGATCCCCTGAATGATCATTCTCAGCAGCAGTTCATGCGGAGGTTCACCGTCAGCGACTATGCAGGCATCTTGCCGGCAACGCTCGATCCGCGAATCTTTGCCCTACGGCAAGGCATTCAGAAGTCCATCGCCAATGGCAGCGACACGGTCGCAGACGATTTGCAACAGGTCCGACTTAGCCTGAATCAACGTTGGCAGACCAAACGTGGGTTACCAGGACGTGAGCGGATTGTCGACTTGTTTTCACTTGACACCGATGTGTTGGTATTTCCGGATGCTGACCGGGACAACTTTGGTGAAACCGTGGGTCCTGCCACCTACGACATGGCCTACCACATCGGAGACCGTGTCAGCCTTTTGAGTGACGGGTACTTTGACTTCTTCGATTCGGGGCTACGTTCCTACAGCGCTGGGATTCGCACCAGTCGACCTGGCGTGGGCGACATCTATTTTGGACTTCTTTCCCTCGAAGGCCCGATCAGCAGCACGGTGCTGAGAAGTGTCATCGACATGCGTTTAAACGAAAAGTGGATTTGGTCATCGGGGACCACCTACGATTTTGGCGAGGCGGGTAACGTGGGGCAATCGTTTGCACTGACACGGATTGGCGAATCGCTGCTCGTACGACTCGGTTTCAACGTCGATAGCGGACGAGACAACGTCGGATTTGGCTTTACCATCGAGCCACGTTTTTGGCCCTCACCACGGCTTGGCCGTATCGGTGGCCAATTGATACCACCGCCAGGGGTCGAAGGCCTAGAATGA
- a CDS encoding GDSL-type esterase/lipase family protein yields MRPIPSLCAALLALSPCFVFSQGAAPRAIAESAADDVLAPVRAAAIARWENDIVHLEKKDETLLANENAVLFIGSSSIRRWDSLATDMAPYPTINRGYGGAKYSDIAVFADRLIQPHLYRALVIFVGNDVSGKPEDHSPQQVDAWVRHVIDVSHAHRSNAPVFLIEVTPTAKRFEAWGKIRAINQRLRDIALTTPGTYFIATAGSFLSANGLPRTELFGSDRLHLNEAGYKLWAKLIRRRLDEVLGERSPQ; encoded by the coding sequence ATGAGGCCGATCCCATCGCTTTGTGCAGCCCTGTTGGCCTTGAGCCCCTGCTTCGTGTTTTCACAGGGTGCTGCACCCCGTGCAATCGCTGAATCCGCTGCCGATGACGTTCTCGCCCCCGTTCGTGCGGCCGCGATTGCCCGCTGGGAAAATGACATCGTTCACCTAGAGAAAAAAGATGAAACGCTGTTGGCCAACGAGAACGCGGTGCTGTTCATCGGTAGCAGCAGCATCCGTCGTTGGGATTCCCTGGCGACCGACATGGCTCCCTACCCAACGATCAATCGTGGTTACGGTGGCGCAAAATACAGCGACATTGCGGTGTTTGCGGATCGATTGATTCAACCTCATCTTTATCGGGCGCTCGTGATTTTCGTCGGCAATGATGTCTCGGGAAAGCCCGAAGATCATTCGCCCCAGCAGGTGGACGCTTGGGTGCGGCATGTTATCGACGTTTCTCATGCCCACCGGAGCAACGCACCGGTGTTTTTGATCGAGGTGACACCGACGGCGAAGCGTTTCGAGGCCTGGGGAAAAATACGAGCGATCAATCAGCGGTTGCGAGACATTGCTTTGACAACCCCAGGGACGTATTTCATCGCGACGGCGGGGTCATTTCTATCCGCCAACGGTCTGCCTCGAACCGAGCTGTTCGGTAGCGACCGGCTGCATCTCAATGAAGCCGGCTACAAGCTTTGGGCGAAGCTGATCCGTCGACGACTCGATGAAGTGCTCGGTGAGCGGTCACCGCAATGA
- a CDS encoding DUF885 domain-containing protein, with protein MPRNRVIFHRLALGLFSLLSSPGFGDPPEMREEDRAMNALLDRVWEFELNEFPMLATDVGDPRGQNRLSDQSLPAIERRAAETAAFQADLSAIDPTTLSPTRQIDYELLRLRLDGRIADAKFLTHLMPINNREGFHISFPELPRVMDPRSKHDFENYICRLNAFSKYTDQHIELMRQGIANGLTQPSIIMRDSADQAMAHVVKDPKQSLLLTNLRDEAKDRFSQAEWATLSKQIESAIASSVIPAYRRFADFLKDEYVPACRSSVGAAAMPEGRDFYRDRTRRFTTLDIAPEEVHQIGIRENARIRSEMESIRERVGFQGDLPAFLQHLRTAPEFYAKTPEQLLQKAALILKQADGRLPELFGRLPRIPYGIREVPDYVAPQTTAAYYWPPATDGSRGGFYYLNTYNLSSRPLYQLESLSAHEAVPGHHLQLALQAELEHLHPLSRQSNMTAFIEGWALYSERLAKEIGFYKDPYQDFGRLSMEAWRASRLVVDTGIHSMQWTRQQAIDYMRDHTALSEHNIVAEVDRYIGWPGQALGYKMGELKISQLRAKCEQQLGDRFDIRSFHDRVLAAGSIPLPLLEKRVDQWLAEQLADRSDGA; from the coding sequence TTGCCACGAAATCGAGTCATCTTCCATCGGTTGGCCCTGGGGCTATTTTCGCTTTTGTCGTCACCTGGGTTTGGCGATCCCCCTGAGATGAGGGAAGAGGATCGGGCGATGAATGCACTTCTGGATCGCGTCTGGGAATTTGAACTGAACGAGTTTCCGATGCTTGCGACGGATGTGGGCGACCCGCGAGGCCAGAATCGATTGTCGGATCAAAGCTTGCCGGCGATCGAACGGCGGGCCGCCGAGACCGCCGCGTTTCAGGCCGATCTCTCCGCAATCGACCCAACCACGCTCAGCCCAACGCGGCAAATCGACTATGAGCTGCTGCGGCTGCGTCTCGACGGGCGGATTGCCGATGCCAAGTTTCTGACGCATCTGATGCCGATCAACAATCGAGAAGGGTTCCACATCAGTTTTCCGGAACTGCCACGGGTCATGGATCCACGTTCCAAACACGATTTTGAGAACTATATCTGTCGCTTGAACGCATTTTCAAAATACACCGATCAGCACATCGAATTGATGCGACAAGGTATCGCTAACGGATTGACGCAACCGTCCATCATCATGCGTGATTCGGCGGATCAAGCGATGGCCCACGTTGTCAAGGATCCCAAGCAATCGCTGTTACTGACCAATCTTCGCGACGAAGCGAAGGACCGTTTTTCGCAGGCGGAGTGGGCGACCCTTTCGAAACAGATCGAATCAGCGATTGCATCGAGTGTGATTCCTGCGTACCGCCGGTTTGCCGATTTTCTAAAAGACGAATACGTGCCGGCTTGCCGGAGCTCGGTGGGGGCTGCTGCGATGCCCGAGGGTCGCGATTTTTATCGTGATCGCACACGGCGTTTCACCACGCTTGACATCGCACCCGAAGAAGTACACCAAATTGGCATTCGAGAAAACGCTCGAATTCGTAGCGAGATGGAATCGATTCGCGAGCGTGTTGGGTTCCAAGGCGATTTGCCAGCGTTTCTTCAGCATTTGCGGACGGCACCCGAGTTTTACGCCAAGACACCCGAGCAACTGCTGCAGAAAGCAGCGTTGATCCTGAAGCAAGCGGACGGCCGCTTGCCGGAGTTGTTCGGTCGCTTGCCGCGAATTCCCTATGGCATCCGTGAAGTGCCCGACTATGTGGCGCCGCAAACCACGGCGGCCTACTATTGGCCTCCTGCGACCGATGGATCACGTGGCGGGTTCTATTATCTCAATACCTACAATCTTTCGTCGCGACCGTTGTACCAACTCGAATCGTTGTCGGCCCATGAAGCCGTTCCTGGCCACCATCTTCAACTGGCGCTTCAAGCGGAGCTTGAACATCTTCATCCGCTCAGCCGCCAGAGCAATATGACGGCTTTTATCGAAGGATGGGCGTTGTATAGCGAGCGTCTCGCCAAAGAAATTGGCTTCTACAAGGACCCGTACCAGGATTTTGGTCGTTTAAGTATGGAAGCGTGGCGCGCGAGTCGGTTGGTGGTGGACACGGGGATCCATTCGATGCAGTGGACTCGTCAACAAGCCATCGACTACATGCGAGACCACACCGCGTTAAGCGAACACAATATCGTGGCCGAGGTGGACCGCTACATTGGATGGCCTGGCCAAGCGCTGGGCTACAAAATGGGAGAGTTAAAGATCTCTCAGCTCCGGGCGAAGTGTGAACAGCAACTGGGTGATCGTTTTGACATTCGATCGTTCCATGACCGAGTCCTCGCCGCCGGTTCGATCCCCTTGCCGCTGCTCGAGAAACGAGTCGATCAGTGGCTTGCCGAACAGCTTGCCGATCGTAGCGATGGTGCTTGA
- a CDS encoding ABC transporter permease, translated as MIWLRTVRLGIKSLSLHPLRTGLTMLGILIGVWAVIVLTAVSQGASDQVQKQIESLGANTIIIRSVKPPEEKLAGTAATKYGLLRSDLDLILGAVPTVQSALPIREIRRQFTFRDRVIDGRLVGCTPMYDDVNNLQIRANGGRFLTDADGIRASTVCVISSGVADKLFPFEEPLGKRVYIPESEDFYKVVGILQHRNPSAAIGGSLDSQDFSADIYVPIQTLRKRVGDTIVTRRSGQFQVEIMELNQITLQVERVDQVKTTSAMIEYMLAPNHAEANDIAVVVPLELLEQARNLRLMFLGIGVLIACISLIVGGIGIMNIMLASVTERTREIGIRRALGAKRGDIVRQFLVETLVLSFAGATLGILLGFLGPAMYRGLISAIRVGFPEKFAALPDAIRQAEPTIVYETIPLAVLIAVMVGLISGLYPAIRAAKMNPIEALRHE; from the coding sequence ATGATATGGTTGCGAACGGTAAGGTTGGGCATCAAGAGTCTTTCCTTGCACCCGCTACGCACCGGCTTGACCATGCTCGGCATCTTGATTGGTGTTTGGGCGGTGATTGTATTGACCGCGGTCAGCCAAGGGGCGAGCGACCAGGTTCAAAAGCAGATCGAGTCGCTCGGTGCCAACACGATCATCATCCGCAGCGTCAAACCGCCTGAAGAAAAATTGGCCGGTACGGCTGCTACCAAGTACGGTTTGCTGCGCAGCGATCTTGATTTGATCCTCGGTGCGGTGCCGACGGTGCAATCCGCCTTACCGATTCGCGAGATCCGACGTCAATTTACATTTCGAGACCGAGTCATTGATGGCCGGTTGGTTGGCTGCACGCCGATGTACGATGACGTCAACAATCTGCAAATCCGTGCGAACGGTGGCCGGTTCCTCACCGATGCCGATGGGATACGAGCGTCAACGGTGTGTGTGATCTCGTCCGGAGTCGCGGACAAACTGTTCCCTTTCGAAGAACCGCTCGGCAAACGAGTTTACATTCCCGAGAGCGAGGACTTCTACAAAGTCGTCGGTATTCTTCAACATCGCAACCCCTCGGCTGCAATCGGTGGTTCGCTTGACTCGCAGGACTTCTCGGCCGACATCTACGTACCGATTCAAACACTCCGCAAACGCGTTGGCGATACAATTGTCACTCGCCGCAGCGGCCAGTTTCAAGTTGAAATCATGGAGCTGAATCAGATCACCTTACAGGTCGAGCGTGTTGACCAAGTCAAAACGACCTCGGCAATGATCGAATACATGCTAGCCCCTAACCATGCAGAAGCGAACGACATCGCCGTGGTCGTGCCGCTGGAACTTCTCGAACAAGCACGCAACTTGCGTTTGATGTTCCTTGGCATTGGTGTCTTGATCGCTTGCATCTCGCTAATTGTTGGGGGCATTGGGATCATGAACATCATGTTGGCGAGCGTAACCGAACGAACTCGCGAGATCGGAATTCGTCGTGCACTCGGCGCCAAACGTGGGGACATTGTTCGTCAATTCCTGGTGGAAACCTTGGTCCTCAGCTTTGCCGGCGCAACGCTTGGCATCTTGCTCGGCTTCCTTGGCCCAGCGATGTACCGCGGCCTGATCAGCGCCATTCGCGTTGGATTCCCTGAGAAATTCGCAGCGCTTCCGGATGCCATTCGCCAAGCGGAACCAACGATTGTGTACGAAACGATTCCGTTGGCTGTGTTGATTGCGGTGATGGTGGGTTTGATCAGCGGATTGTACCCGGCGATCCGAGCCGCGAAGATGAACCCGATTGAAGCGCTACGCCACGAGTGA